Below is a window of Candidatus Bathyarchaeota archaeon DNA.
ACAGCGCTTTCATAGGCGACCTCCGCCGCCACGAGTTGAACAGCCTACTCACAGACCTGAAAAACCTGATCGAAGACCAAATTGAGAACGTGCAGTTCTACCCCGTCTGCGACACATGCTTTAAGGGACGGCAAGAGGTGGGAAAATCTAAAAGATACGAGATGGAGGAAAGGAAGGAGGAAGTAGCATATTTTTAGCATAATATGGGGAACGCAGTAAATGATGTTGTTTTCGCTGGTTAGAGATGTAGCATTGAAACATGCGCCAAAATTATGTGAGAGGTTAA
It encodes the following:
- the cas2 gene encoding CRISPR-associated endonuclease Cas2; the protein is MRYLVIYDITDDNLRTLVAEILKDYGFQRIQYSAFIGDLRRHELNSLLTDLKNLIEDQIENVQFYPVCDTCFKGRQEVGKSKRYEMEERKEEVAYF